From a single Saccharomyces kudriavzevii IFO 1802 strain IFO1802 genome assembly, chromosome: 15 genomic region:
- the GSP2 gene encoding Ran GTPase GSP2 (similar to Saccharomyces cerevisiae GSP1 (YLR293C) and GSP2 (YOR185C); ancestral locus Anc_6.90), translated as MSAPVQNNAEVPTFKLVLVGDGGTGKTTFVKRHLTGEFEKKYIATIGVEVHPLSFYTNFGEIKFDVWDTAGQEKFGGLRDGYYINAQCAIIMFDVTSRITYKNVPNWHRDLVRVCENIPIVLCGNKVDVKERKVKAKTITFHRKKNLQYYDISAKSNYNFEKPFLWLARKLAGNPQLEFVASPALAPPEVQVDEQLMHQYQQEMEQATALPLPDEDDADL; from the coding sequence ATGTCTGCACCTGTTCAAAATAATGCGGAAGTTCCCACTTTCAAGTTGGTTCTTGttggtgatggtggtacTGGTAAGACCACCTTTGTTAAGAGACATTTGACTGgggaatttgaaaaaaagtacatTGCAACTATTGGTGTCGAAGTCCATCCTCTGTCTTTTTACACTAATTTTGGTGAAATCAAGTTCGACGTGTGGGATACCGCTGGTCAGGAAAAATTCGGCGGCCTAAGGGATGGTTATTACATTAATGCTCAGTGTGCTATCATCATGTTCGATGTCACTTCCAGAATTACTTACAAGAACGTTCCTAATTGGCATAGAGACTTGGTCCGTGTGTGCGAAAATATCCCGATAGTTTTGTGCGGTAATAAAGTCGATgtcaaggaaagaaaagtgaAGGCTAAGACCATCACTTTCCACAGGAAGAAGAATCTACAATATTACGATATTTCTGCTAAATCAAActataattttgaaaagccCTTCTTGTGGTTGGCGAGAAAACTTGCCGGTAACCCACAATTGGAGTTTGTTGCCTCTCCTGCCTTGGCTCCACCGGAAGTTCAAGTTGATGAGCAACTAATGCACCAATATCAACAAGAAATGGAACAAGCTACAGCTTTGCCGTTGCCTGATGAAGACGACGCTGa
- the SKDI15G3320 gene encoding uncharacterized protein (similar to Saccharomyces cerevisiae YOR186W and YLR297W; ancestral locus Anc_6.93), which produces MTFFPKVFDISKTDNSSTEEGSRSKILCNEHHPLDKGHFTATIRAFSNSIKLAMRGNPGPKETVPILQNEDAPHDVTAEEIEFQPICVAFSWFILGLAMACLLVCITLTLSSRSSSESEDYKAGTIPSSNINDEEKQLLFSDMA; this is translated from the coding sequence ATGACTTTCTTTCCGAAGGTTTTTGACATCTCCAAGACAGACAATTCTTCCACGGAAGAAGGATCCAGAAGCAAGATATTATGCAACGAGCATCACCCTCTCGACAAGGGGCACTTTACGGCAACCATACGAGCTTTTAGCAATAGTATTAAACTGGCAATGAGGGGCAACCCAGGGCCCAAAGAAACGGTCCCCATACTCCAAAATGAAGATGCGCCACATGATGTCACAGCGGAAGAAATCGAGTTCCAACCGATCTGCGTGGCATTTTCGTGGTTTATACTCGGCCTCGCTATGGCTTGCTTACTAGTCTGCATCACGCTTACGCTGAGTTCACGTAGTTCTAGCGAAAGTGAAGATTATAAAGCCGGAACAATACCATCAAGTAATATCAACGATGAGGAAAAGCAGCTGCTTTTTTCCGATATGGCCTAG
- the TUF1 gene encoding translation elongation factor Tu (similar to Saccharomyces cerevisiae TUF1 (YOR187W); ancestral locus Anc_6.95) yields MSVILPKLLSRTAFRVPGNLLRLSSVAFRTFSQTATASAAAFDRSKPHVNIGTIGHVDHGKTTLTAAITKTLAAKGGANFLDYAAIDKAPEERARGITISTAHVEYETAKRHYSHVDCPGHADYIKNMITGAAQMDGAIIVVAATDGQMPQTREHLLLARQVGVQHIVVFVNKVDTIDDPEMLELVEMEMRELLNEYGFDGDNAPIIMGSALCALEGRQPEIGEQAIMKLLDAVDEYIPTPERDFNKPFLMPVEDIFSISGRGTVVTGRVERGNLKKGEELEIVGHNAIPLKTIVTGIEMFRKELDSAMAGDNAGVLLRGIRRDQLKRGMVLAKPGTVKAHTKILASLYILSKEEGGRHSGFGENYRPQMFIRTADVTVVMRFPKEVEDHSMQVMPGDNVEMECDLIHPTPLEVGQRFNIREGGRTVGTGLITRIIE; encoded by the coding sequence ATGTCAGTTATATTACCAAAATTACTATCGAGAACAGCGTTTAGAGTTCCTGGCAACTTACTGAGGCTCTCTTCAGTAGCTTTCAGAACTTTTTCTCAAACAGCCACCGCTTCCGCAGCTGCGTTTGATCGTTCCAAACCACATGTAAATATAGGTACGATTGGCCATGTTGACCATGGGAAGACAACTTTAACTGCTGCCATTACTAAGACTTTGGCAGCAAAAGGGGGCGCCAACTTCTTGGATTATGCTGCCATAGATAAGGCTCCTGAAGAAAGGGCCCGTGGTATTACCATTTCCACCGCTCACGTGGAATACGAAACCGCTAAGAGGCACTACTCTCACGTCGACTGTCCAGGTCATGCAGATTatatcaagaatatgatCACAGGTGCCGCCCAAATGGATGGTGCTATCATTGTGGTAGCAGCTACAGATGGCCAGATGCCTCAAACTAGAGAACATCTGCTATTGGCTAGACAAGTCGGTGTCCAACACATCGTCGTTTTTGTTAACAAAGTTGATACCATCGATGATCCGGAAATGTTAGAATTGGtggaaatggaaatgaGAGAACTTTTGAACGAATACGGTTTTGATGGCGACAATGCTCCGATTATCATGGGTTCTGCGCTTTGTGCTTTGGAAGGCCGTCAACCTGAAATTGGTGAACAAGCCATCATGAAGCTTCTGGATGCCGTGGACGAGTATATTCCTACGCCTGAAAGAGACTTCAACAAGCCTTTCTTGATGCCTGTAGaagatatattttctatctCTGGTAGAGGTACCGTCGTGACTGGTCGTGTGGAAAGGGgtaacttgaaaaaaggtgAGGAATTGGAAATTGTTGGTCACAACGCCATTCCGTTGAAGACTATTGTTACCGGTATTGAAATGTTTAGAAAGGAATTAGACTCTGCTATGGCAGGCGACAATGCTGGTGTGTTACTAAGAGGTATCAGAAGAGATCAATTGAAAAGGGGTATGGTTTTAGCTAAACCAGGTACTGTTAAGGCCCACACCAAAATCTTAGCCTCATTGTATATTTTATCGAAGGAAGAAGGTGGGAGACATTCTGGGTTCGGTGAAAACTACAGACCACAAATGTTCATCAGAACTGCTGATGTTACAGTTGTGATGAGGTTCCCTAAAGAAGTAGAAGATCACTCCATGCAAGTCATGCCAGGTGACAACGTCGAAATGGAATGTGATTTGATTCATCCAACTCCTTTGGAAGTAGGTCAGCGTTTCAACATCAGAGAGGGTGGTAGAACTGTTGGTACCGGCCTAATCACACGTATCATAGAATAA